In Fusobacterium hwasookii, a single window of DNA contains:
- a CDS encoding branched-chain amino acid transaminase, translating into MINTEKIWMNGKLVGHDDANIHVLSHVVHYGSSVFEGIRIYKTENGPAIFRLREHVKRLFDSAKVYRMDIPYSIEEIEKAIIETVKANKLEQGYIRPIAYRGYFELGVTPTRCPVDVAIAAWAWGAYLGEEALNKGIRVQVSSWRRPALNTLPSLAKAGGNYLSSQLIRLEALNNGYEEGIALDYLGNISEGSGENLFVVLNGKIITPNLSSSALGGITKDTVIQLAKKLGYEVVEQAIPRELLYICDELFLTGTAAEVTPVYSVDNIVVGNGDKTIAKALQKEFFDLAHGRHELSEKYLTYVK; encoded by the coding sequence ATGATTAACACAGAAAAAATTTGGATGAATGGAAAATTAGTAGGGCATGATGATGCTAATATACATGTATTATCTCATGTAGTTCACTATGGTAGCTCAGTATTTGAAGGAATAAGAATTTATAAGACAGAAAACGGTCCTGCAATTTTTAGATTGAGAGAACATGTAAAAAGACTTTTTGATTCTGCTAAAGTTTACAGAATGGATATTCCATATTCAATAGAAGAGATTGAAAAAGCTATTATAGAAACTGTAAAAGCTAATAAATTAGAACAAGGTTATATCCGTCCAATAGCTTATCGTGGCTATTTTGAATTAGGAGTTACCCCAACAAGATGTCCAGTAGATGTTGCAATAGCTGCTTGGGCTTGGGGAGCATATCTAGGAGAAGAAGCTCTTAATAAAGGAATAAGAGTACAAGTTTCTAGTTGGAGAAGACCTGCTCTTAATACTTTACCTTCTCTTGCAAAAGCTGGAGGAAATTATTTAAGTTCGCAACTTATCAGATTAGAAGCTCTTAATAATGGATATGAAGAAGGAATAGCTCTTGACTATTTAGGAAATATTAGTGAAGGAAGTGGAGAAAATTTATTTGTAGTTTTAAATGGTAAAATAATAACTCCAAACTTATCTTCTTCTGCACTTGGTGGAATAACAAAAGATACAGTTATTCAACTTGCTAAAAAGTTAGGTTATGAAGTTGTAGAACAAGCTATACCAAGAGAACTTTTATATATTTGTGATGAATTATTCTTAACAGGTACTGCAGCTGAAGTGACTCCTGTTTACTCTGTTGATAATATAGTAGTTGGAAATGGAGATAAAACTATAGCTAAAGCTTTACAAAAAGAGTTCTTTGACCTTGCTCATGGAAGACATGAACTTTCAGAAAAATATTTAACTTATGTAAAATAA
- a CDS encoding VOC family protein yields the protein MKFHFLHENFNVLDLEKSIKFYDEALGLKVVREKFSEDGSYKIVYLGDDITHFQLELTWLSDRTEKYDLGDEEFHLAFEVDNYDEAFKKHTEMGCVVFVNEKMGIYFITDPDGYWLEILPPKK from the coding sequence ATGAAATTTCATTTTTTACATGAAAATTTTAATGTCTTAGACTTAGAAAAAAGTATAAAATTTTATGATGAAGCTCTTGGACTAAAAGTTGTAAGAGAAAAATTTTCAGAAGATGGAAGCTATAAGATAGTCTATTTAGGCGATGATATAACTCATTTCCAATTAGAATTAACTTGGCTTTCTGATAGAACAGAAAAATATGATTTAGGTGATGAAGAATTTCATTTAGCTTTTGAAGTAGATAACTATGATGAAGCATTTAAAAAACATACAGAAATGGGTTGTGTTGTTTTTGTAAATGAAAAAATGGGAATATATTTTATAACTGATCCTGATGGATACTGGTTAGAAATCTTACCACCTAAAAAATAA
- the atpD gene encoding F0F1 ATP synthase subunit beta, with protein sequence MNKGTITQIISAVVDVAFKDELPAIYNALKVKLEDKELVLEVEQHLGNNVVRTVAMDSTDGLKRGMEVIDTGKPITVPVGKAVLGRILNVLGEPVDNQGPLNAETFLPIHREAPEFDDLETETEIFETGIKVIDLLAPYIKGGKIGLFGGAGVGKTVLIMELINNIAKGHGGISVIAGVGERTREGRDLYGEMTESGVITKTALVYGQMNEPPGARLRVALTGLTVAENFRDKDGQDVLLFIDNIFRFTQAGSEVSALLGRIPSAVGYQPNLATEMGALQERITSTKSGSITSVQAVYVPADDLTDPAPATTFSHLDATTVLSRNIASLGIYPAVDPLDSTSKALSEDVVGKEHYEVARKVQEVLQRYKELQDIIAILGMDELSDEDKLTVSKARKIERFFSQPFSVAEQFTGMEGKYVPVKETIRGFREILEGKHDDIPEQAFLYVGTIEEAVAKSKDLVK encoded by the coding sequence GTGAACAAAGGAACTATAACACAAATTATAAGTGCCGTTGTAGACGTTGCTTTTAAAGATGAGTTGCCTGCAATATATAATGCTTTAAAAGTAAAATTAGAAGATAAAGAACTTGTTCTAGAAGTTGAACAACATCTTGGTAACAATGTTGTAAGAACTGTTGCTATGGATTCAACTGATGGATTAAAAAGAGGAATGGAAGTTATAGACACTGGTAAACCAATTACAGTACCAGTTGGTAAAGCTGTTCTTGGTAGAATATTAAATGTTTTAGGGGAGCCTGTTGATAATCAAGGTCCTTTAAATGCAGAAACATTTTTACCTATTCATAGAGAAGCACCAGAATTTGATGACTTAGAAACTGAAACTGAAATATTTGAAACAGGAATAAAAGTTATAGATTTATTAGCACCATATATTAAAGGTGGAAAAATAGGACTATTTGGTGGAGCAGGAGTAGGAAAAACAGTTTTAATAATGGAACTTATCAACAACATTGCAAAAGGACATGGAGGAATTTCAGTTATTGCTGGAGTTGGAGAAAGAACAAGAGAAGGTAGAGATTTATATGGTGAAATGACTGAATCAGGAGTTATCACAAAAACAGCTCTTGTTTATGGACAAATGAATGAGCCACCTGGAGCAAGACTTAGAGTCGCATTAACAGGACTTACTGTTGCAGAAAATTTTAGAGACAAAGATGGACAAGATGTTCTTCTATTTATAGACAATATATTTAGATTTACACAAGCAGGTTCAGAAGTTTCAGCTTTACTTGGAAGAATTCCATCAGCTGTTGGATATCAACCAAACCTAGCAACTGAAATGGGTGCTTTACAAGAAAGAATAACATCTACAAAATCTGGTTCAATTACATCGGTACAAGCTGTATATGTACCAGCAGATGACCTAACAGACCCAGCACCAGCTACAACTTTCTCTCACTTAGATGCAACAACAGTTCTTTCAAGAAATATTGCATCATTAGGAATATATCCTGCTGTTGACCCATTAGATTCAACATCTAAGGCTCTATCAGAAGATGTAGTTGGAAAAGAACACTATGAAGTAGCTAGAAAAGTGCAAGAAGTTTTACAAAGATATAAAGAACTTCAAGATATAATAGCTATCTTAGGTATGGATGAATTATCTGATGAAGATAAACTTACTGTATCGAAAGCTAGAAAAATTGAAAGATTCTTCTCTCAACCATTTTCTGTTGCAGAACAATTTACTGGAATGGAAGGTAAATATGTTCCTGTAAAAGAAACAATAAGAGGATTTAGAGAAATTTTAGAAGGAAAACATGATGATATTCCTGAACAAGCATTCCTATATGTTGGTACAATAGAAGAAGCAGTTGCTAAATCAAAAGATTTGGTAAAATAA
- a CDS encoding DMT family transporter, protein MDFKEIYKKLTAKKCAFIAIFFWATAFILTKVVLKEVDATSVGVLRYFFSSIIVIFILIKQKISLPALKDIPAFIFAGFSGYAGYIALFNMATLLSSPSTLSVINALAPAITAIVAYFIFNERIKLIGWFSMGISFCGILILTLWDGALTVNKGILYMLAGCLLLSLYNISQRYLTKKYSSFDVSMYSMLIGGILLVIYSPSSVANIFSISFTSLILIIYMSIFPSIISYFFWTKAFELAKSTTEVTSFMFVTPVLATFMGIIILGDIPKLSTLIGGVVIILGMILFNKTK, encoded by the coding sequence ATGGATTTTAAAGAAATATACAAAAAATTAACAGCAAAAAAATGTGCTTTTATTGCAATCTTTTTTTGGGCAACAGCATTTATTTTAACAAAAGTTGTTTTAAAAGAGGTTGATGCAACAAGTGTTGGGGTTCTAAGGTACTTTTTTTCTTCTATTATAGTTATTTTTATTTTAATAAAACAAAAAATTTCTCTACCAGCATTAAAAGATATTCCAGCTTTTATATTTGCAGGTTTTTCAGGATATGCAGGCTATATAGCACTTTTTAATATGGCTACTTTGCTTTCAAGTCCTTCAACTTTGAGTGTTATAAATGCACTCGCTCCTGCAATAACAGCTATAGTTGCATATTTTATATTTAATGAAAGAATAAAATTAATTGGTTGGTTTTCAATGGGAATATCATTTTGTGGAATTTTAATACTTACTCTTTGGGATGGTGCCTTGACAGTAAATAAAGGTATTCTATATATGTTAGCTGGTTGTTTACTATTAAGTTTATATAATATTTCTCAAAGATATTTAACTAAAAAATATTCTTCTTTTGATGTTAGTATGTATTCTATGTTAATTGGTGGAATTTTACTTGTTATATATTCTCCAAGTTCAGTGGCAAATATTTTTTCTATAAGTTTTACTTCACTAATTTTGATTATATATATGTCAATTTTTCCTAGTATAATTTCTTATTTTTTCTGGACAAAAGCATTTGAACTTGCAAAATCTACTACAGAAGTTACATCTTTTATGTTCGTAACACCAGTTCTTGCAACTTTTATGGGAATAATAATTTTAGGAGATATTCCAAAATTATCAACACTTATCGGTGGTGTAGTAATTATCTTAGGAATGATATTGTTTAATAAAACAAAATAA
- the dtd gene encoding D-aminoacyl-tRNA deacylase produces the protein MRTVIQRVKYAKVNVDGKTIGEIDKGLLVLLGITHEDTIKEVKWLANKTKNLRIFEDEEEKMNLSLEDVKGKALIISQFTLYGNSIKGNRPSFIDAAKPDLAKDLYLKFIEELKSFGMEIQEGESGADMKVELLNDGPVTIIIDTKDANIK, from the coding sequence ATGAGAACAGTTATACAAAGAGTTAAGTATGCAAAGGTAAATGTTGATGGAAAAACAATAGGAGAAATTGACAAGGGACTTCTAGTTCTTTTGGGAATTACACATGAAGATACTATTAAGGAAGTCAAGTGGCTTGCTAATAAAACTAAAAATTTAAGAATTTTTGAAGATGAAGAAGAAAAAATGAATTTATCTTTAGAAGATGTAAAGGGAAAAGCTTTAATAATTTCTCAATTTACTCTTTATGGTAATTCAATAAAAGGAAACAGACCTTCTTTTATTGATGCTGCAAAACCAGATTTAGCAAAAGATTTATATTTAAAATTTATAGAAGAATTGAAATCTTTTGGTATGGAAATACAAGAGGGAGAATCTGGTGCAGATATGAAAGTAGAACTTTTAAATGATGGACCAGTAACAATTATCATTGATACAAAAGATGCAAATATAAAATAA
- a CDS encoding nicotinate phosphoribosyltransferase: MNNDFILTEFARVINSDRYQYTESDIFLMESMQNKIAVFDMFFRKTEDGGFAVVSGIQEVIHLIEVLNTTSEEEKRKYFSKILEEEHLINFLSKMKFTGDLYAIQDGEIVYPNEPVITIKAPLIEAKILETPILNIMNMNMAISTKASMVTRAADPVKVLAFGSRRAHGFDSAVEGNKAAIIGGCYGHSNLVTEYKYGIPSNGTMSHSYIQAFGVGAEAEKEAFVTFIKHRRQRKNNSLILLVDTYDTINIGIENAIKAFKECGIDDNYEGVYGVRLDSGDLAYQSKKCRKRFDEEGFTKAKITLTNSLDEKLIRSLREQGACVDMYGVGDAIAVSKSYPCFGGVYKIVELDEEPLIKISGDVIKISNPGFKEVYRIFDKEGFAYADLVSLVKNDSDKEKLLNNEELMIRDEKYEFKNSTLRKNEYTYKKLTKLYIKDGVIDKALFEGLFDIMKSQKHYFDSLAKVSPERKRLENPHSYKVDLSSDLINLKYGLINKIKNV, translated from the coding sequence ATGAATAATGATTTTATTTTAACAGAATTTGCAAGAGTTATCAACTCAGATAGATATCAATATACAGAAAGTGACATTTTTCTAATGGAAAGTATGCAAAATAAAATTGCTGTCTTTGATATGTTTTTCAGAAAAACAGAAGATGGTGGTTTTGCAGTTGTGTCAGGAATACAAGAAGTTATACATCTTATAGAAGTTTTAAATACTACATCAGAAGAAGAAAAAAGAAAATATTTTTCTAAAATTTTAGAAGAAGAACATCTTATAAATTTTTTATCTAAGATGAAGTTTACAGGGGATCTTTATGCAATACAAGATGGAGAAATTGTTTATCCAAATGAGCCTGTAATAACTATAAAAGCTCCTTTGATAGAAGCCAAAATTTTAGAAACACCTATTTTAAATATAATGAATATGAATATGGCAATTTCAACTAAAGCCTCTATGGTTACAAGAGCAGCAGACCCAGTGAAAGTTTTAGCTTTTGGAAGTAGAAGAGCTCATGGTTTTGATAGTGCTGTTGAAGGGAATAAAGCAGCTATAATTGGTGGTTGCTATGGACACTCAAATTTAGTGACTGAATATAAATATGGAATACCATCTAATGGAACTATGTCACATTCATATATTCAAGCCTTTGGTGTGGGAGCAGAAGCAGAAAAAGAAGCCTTTGTCACTTTTATAAAACATAGAAGACAAAGAAAAAATAATTCTTTAATTCTTTTAGTTGATACTTATGATACTATTAATATTGGAATTGAAAATGCAATAAAAGCATTTAAAGAATGCGGTATAGATGATAATTATGAAGGAGTTTATGGGGTAAGACTTGATTCAGGAGACTTAGCTTATCAATCTAAAAAGTGTCGTAAAAGATTTGATGAAGAAGGTTTTACAAAGGCAAAAATAACTTTAACTAACTCTCTTGATGAAAAACTTATAAGATCACTTCGTGAACAAGGAGCATGTGTTGATATGTATGGTGTTGGTGATGCCATAGCAGTAAGTAAATCTTATCCTTGTTTTGGTGGAGTATATAAAATAGTTGAGCTTGATGAAGAACCTTTAATAAAAATATCAGGAGATGTTATAAAAATTTCTAATCCTGGATTTAAAGAAGTATATAGAATATTTGATAAAGAAGGTTTTGCTTATGCTGATTTAGTAAGTCTTGTTAAGAATGACAGTGATAAAGAAAAATTATTAAATAATGAAGAACTTATGATAAGAGATGAAAAATATGAGTTTAAAAATAGTACATTGAGAAAGAATGAATATACTTATAAAAAACTTACAAAACTTTATATCAAAGATGGAGTTATAGATAAAGCTCTATTTGAAGGTTTATTTGATATTATGAAATCTCAAAAACATTATTTTGATTCTTTAGCTAAGGTTTCACCAGAAAGAAAAAGATTAGAAAATCCTCATAGCTATAAGGTTGATTTATCTTCTGATTTAATAAATTTAAAATATGGCTTAATAAATAAGATTAAAAATGTCTAA
- a CDS encoding NusG domain II-containing protein, whose protein sequence is MKKTKYFKIGDLVIYIFLIVFFSILIFKIGSFKDVKGAKAEIWVDGELKYVYPLQEEEKNIFVETNLGGCNVQFKNNMVRVTTSNSPLKIAVKQGFIKSPGEVIIGIPDRLVIKVVGDSEDDSDVDFVAR, encoded by the coding sequence ATGAAAAAAACTAAATACTTTAAAATTGGAGATTTAGTTATATATATCTTTTTAATAGTTTTTTTCTCCATACTCATCTTTAAAATAGGTAGCTTTAAAGATGTTAAAGGAGCTAAGGCAGAAATATGGGTTGATGGAGAATTAAAGTATGTCTATCCTTTACAAGAAGAAGAAAAAAATATCTTTGTTGAAACTAATTTAGGTGGCTGTAATGTACAATTTAAGAATAATATGGTAAGGGTAACAACTTCCAATTCTCCACTTAAAATAGCTGTAAAACAAGGTTTTATAAAATCTCCTGGTGAGGTTATAATTGGTATTCCAGACAGACTTGTAATAAAGGTTGTTGGAGATTCTGAAGATGATTCAGATGTAGATTTTGTAGCAAGGTAG
- a CDS encoding phosphatidylserine decarboxylase, with product MSKKKILIFLVIVCFIIYNKESEKNFEKIQYIERKTGEIKTEKVMGEGALKFLYYNPFGKLALHTIVKRKFLSDWYGRKMSKPESKEKIKSFVEEMGIDMSEYKRPIEDYTSFNDFFYRELKDGARKIDYNENVIVSPADGKILAYKNIKEVDKFFVKGSEFTLEEFFNDKELAKKYEDGTFVIVRLAPADYHRFHFPVDGEISEVKKISGDYYSVSTHAIKTNFRIFCENKREYAILKTKKFGDVAMFDIGATMVGGIVQTYKPNSSVKKGEEKGYFLFGGSTCILVFEKDKVIIDKDIIENTQNKIETRIYMGEKFGNEKN from the coding sequence ATGTCTAAGAAAAAAATATTAATTTTCTTGGTAATAGTATGTTTTATAATATATAACAAGGAAAGTGAAAAGAATTTTGAAAAAATACAATATATAGAAAGAAAAACTGGTGAAATAAAAACTGAAAAGGTAATGGGAGAAGGAGCATTAAAATTTTTATACTATAATCCTTTTGGAAAATTAGCTTTGCACACAATTGTAAAAAGAAAATTTTTATCTGATTGGTATGGAAGAAAGATGTCTAAACCTGAATCAAAAGAAAAAATAAAATCTTTTGTGGAAGAAATGGGAATAGATATGAGCGAATACAAAAGACCAATAGAGGATTATACGAGTTTTAATGACTTCTTTTATCGTGAATTAAAAGATGGTGCTAGAAAAATAGACTATAATGAAAATGTAATTGTTTCTCCGGCTGATGGAAAGATTCTAGCTTATAAAAATATAAAAGAAGTTGATAAATTCTTTGTAAAAGGTTCTGAATTTACCTTAGAAGAGTTTTTCAATGATAAAGAGTTGGCAAAAAAATATGAAGATGGTACTTTTGTAATAGTTAGATTAGCACCTGCCGATTATCATAGATTTCATTTCCCAGTGGATGGTGAAATTTCAGAAGTTAAAAAAATTTCTGGAGATTATTACTCTGTATCAACTCATGCTATAAAAACAAATTTTAGAATTTTTTGTGAAAACAAAAGAGAATATGCAATACTTAAAACTAAAAAATTTGGAGATGTTGCAATGTTTGATATTGGAGCTACTATGGTTGGTGGAATAGTTCAAACGTATAAGCCTAATTCTTCTGTAAAAAAAGGAGAAGAAAAGGGATATTTCCTATTTGGAGGTTCAACTTGCATCTTAGTTTTTGAAAAAGATAAAGTTATTATAGATAAGGACATAATAGAAAATACTCAAAATAAAATAGAAACAAGAATTTATATGGGAGAAAAATTTGGAAATGAAAAAAACTAA
- the atpG gene encoding ATP synthase F1 subunit gamma, translating into MPGMKEIKSRIKSVQSTRQITNAMEIVSTTKFKRYSKLVTESRPYEESMRKILGNIASGVKNEGHPLFDGRKEVKSIAIIVITSDRGLCGSFNSSTLKELEKLVEKNKNKNISIIPFGRKAIDFITKRNYDFSESFSKISPDEMNKIAGEISEEVVEKYNNHIYDEVYVIYNKFISALRYDLTCERIIPIARPEVELNSEYIFEPSTEYILSALLPRFINLQIYQAILNNTASEHSARKNSMSSATDNADEMIKTLNIKYNRNRQSAITQEITEIVGGASAL; encoded by the coding sequence ATGCCTGGAATGAAAGAAATTAAGAGTAGAATTAAATCAGTTCAGTCTACTCGTCAAATTACAAATGCTATGGAAATAGTTTCTACAACTAAATTTAAAAGATATTCAAAATTAGTTACTGAATCAAGACCATATGAAGAAAGTATGAGAAAGATTTTAGGAAATATTGCTTCAGGAGTTAAAAATGAAGGACATCCTCTTTTTGATGGAAGAAAAGAAGTAAAAAGCATAGCTATAATAGTTATAACATCTGATAGAGGACTTTGTGGAAGTTTTAACAGTTCTACTCTTAAAGAACTAGAAAAATTAGTTGAAAAAAATAAGAATAAAAACATTAGTATTATTCCATTTGGAAGAAAGGCTATTGATTTTATTACAAAAAGAAACTATGATTTTTCAGAATCATTTTCAAAAATTTCTCCTGATGAAATGAATAAGATTGCTGGTGAAATTTCAGAAGAAGTGGTTGAAAAATATAATAACCATATCTATGATGAAGTTTATGTAATCTATAATAAATTTATATCAGCTTTAAGATATGATTTAACTTGTGAAAGAATAATTCCAATAGCAAGACCAGAAGTTGAATTAAATAGTGAATATATATTTGAACCAAGTACTGAATATATTTTATCAGCACTTTTACCAAGATTTATAAATTTACAAATATATCAAGCTATTTTAAATAATACTGCCAGTGAACACTCAGCTAGAAAGAACTCAATGAGTAGTGCTACTGACAATGCTGATGAAATGATAAAAACTTTGAATATTAAATATAATAGAAATAGACAATCTGCTATTACTCAAGAAATAACTGAAATAGTAGGAGGAGCATCTGCTTTATAA
- the metK gene encoding methionine adenosyltransferase, producing MKKFTYFTSEFVSPGHPDKVSDQISDAVLDACLKDDPNSRVACEVFCTTGLVVVGGEITTSTYIDVQDIVRKKIDEIGYRPGMGFDSNCGTLSCIHAQSPDIAMGVDIGGAGDQGIMFGGAVRETEELMPLALVLSREILVKLTNMMKNNEIKWARPDQKSQVTLAYDENGKVDHVDSIVVSVQHDEDVSHDEIEKTVIEKVVKPVLEKYNLSSENIKYYINPTGRFVIGGPHGDTGLTGRKIIVDTYGGYFRHGGGAFSGKDPSKVDRSAAYAARWVAKNIVAAELADKCEIQLSYAIGVPKPVSIKVDTFGTSKVDEDKISEAVSKVFDLSPRGIEKALELREGKFKYQDLAAFGHIGRTDIDTPWERLNKVDELKKAISL from the coding sequence ATGAAAAAGTTTACATACTTTACTTCTGAATTTGTTTCACCAGGACATCCAGATAAAGTTTCAGATCAAATATCAGATGCAGTTTTAGATGCTTGTTTAAAAGACGACCCTAATTCAAGAGTTGCTTGTGAAGTTTTTTGTACTACTGGATTAGTTGTAGTTGGAGGAGAAATAACAACATCAACATATATTGATGTACAGGATATAGTTAGAAAAAAAATTGATGAGATTGGTTATAGACCAGGAATGGGATTTGATTCTAACTGTGGTACTTTAAGTTGTATCCATGCACAGTCACCTGATATTGCTATGGGAGTAGATATTGGTGGAGCAGGAGATCAAGGAATAATGTTTGGTGGAGCTGTTAGAGAAACAGAAGAACTTATGCCATTAGCACTTGTATTATCAAGAGAAATATTAGTAAAACTTACTAATATGATGAAGAATAATGAAATTAAATGGGCAAGGCCAGATCAAAAATCACAAGTTACTTTAGCTTATGATGAAAATGGAAAAGTTGATCATGTTGATTCTATTGTTGTATCAGTACAACATGATGAAGATGTTAGCCATGATGAAATTGAGAAAACAGTTATAGAAAAAGTTGTAAAACCTGTTTTAGAAAAATATAACTTAAGTTCTGAAAATATAAAATACTATATCAACCCTACTGGAAGATTTGTAATAGGAGGACCTCATGGAGACACTGGGCTTACTGGTAGAAAAATTATAGTTGATACTTATGGTGGATATTTTAGACATGGTGGAGGAGCTTTCTCTGGTAAAGATCCTTCAAAAGTTGATAGATCGGCTGCTTATGCTGCTAGATGGGTAGCTAAAAATATTGTTGCAGCAGAACTTGCAGATAAATGTGAAATTCAATTATCTTATGCAATAGGTGTTCCTAAACCAGTATCAATCAAAGTAGATACTTTTGGAACTTCAAAAGTTGATGAAGATAAAATTTCAGAAGCTGTATCAAAAGTATTTGATTTATCTCCTAGAGGAATTGAAAAAGCTTTAGAATTGAGAGAAGGAAAGTTTAAATATCAAGATTTAGCAGCATTTGGACATATTGGAAGAACCGATATTGATACTCCTTGGGAAAGATTAAATAAGGTTGATGAATTAAAAAAGGCAATTAGCTTATAG
- the atpC gene encoding ATP synthase F1 subunit epsilon, which yields MPSFNVSVVTQVKKILEQEAGYLRLRTSEGDIGILPNHAPFVAELSMGKMEIESPNKDKRDVYFLSGGFLEISDNQATIIADEIFPIEEINIETEENLFENLKKELEKVSTEEEKKKLQKKLKISLAKIDAKNS from the coding sequence ATGCCTAGTTTTAATGTAAGTGTAGTAACACAAGTTAAAAAAATATTAGAACAAGAAGCAGGATATTTAAGACTTAGAACTTCTGAAGGAGATATAGGAATATTACCTAATCATGCTCCTTTTGTTGCAGAGCTTTCAATGGGGAAAATGGAGATTGAAAGTCCTAATAAAGATAAAAGAGATGTTTATTTTTTATCAGGTGGATTTTTAGAAATTTCTGATAATCAAGCAACAATAATAGCTGACGAAATTTTTCCAATAGAAGAAATTAATATTGAAACTGAAGAAAATCTATTTGAAAATTTAAAAAAAGAATTAGAAAAAGTTTCAACTGAAGAAGAAAAGAAAAAACTTCAAAAAAAATTAAAAATTTCTTTAGCAAAAATAGATGCTAAGAATAGTTAG